In Hyphomicrobiales bacterium, the genomic stretch TTTCGCATTATTGATGGTGGATTTAATTTTACCGCGATGGCGAATAATGCCCGCATCTAAAACCAGTCGCTCAATATCGTCCTCGGTGAAGCCTGCAACCTTGGTAATTTCAAAACCTGCAAAAGCTGAACGGAAGTTTTCACGTTTACGCAAGATGGTGAGCCACGACAGGCCGGACTGAAATCCTTCAAGGCAGATTTTTTCAAACAGCCTCGTGTCATCCGTGACAGGGTTTCCCCATTCATAATCATGATAGCGCACATATTCGGGGTCTTCGCCCGGCCACCAGCAACGATTTTGAATATTGGATGTTGTCATAATGCTCTCCCGTCAATTTGGGCGAGCATAAGCGCTGAGGCTAAAGCTGCAAGATGGAATTATCCAAAAAGAGCGTCGATATCATCTTGAGATGCAACATTATCGTCTGTTTCAAGCGATGGGCCATTCTTAAGGCGATCATCACCTTCGCGGGTATCCATTGATTCCGCTTCGACACCTTCGAAGGAATCCATACCACCCCAAATCTCGATCATACGGTCGGTCCGTTCAGACACGAACCGAAGAGCTTCAACCACTTTGGTAATCCGTTGGCCGGTAATATCTTGGAAGTTACAAGCTTCATAAATCGAGAGAACTTTTTCTTGGATGTTCACGGCGATCAAGCCTTCATCCCCAACCAGCGTGTTTGCAAGCGTGGTTGCATCAGCTTCCACCTGTTCTACCGCGTTAAGAATTTGGTTTGTTGCAGATTCAGTGCCGCTAACAACCGCATCCAACTCATCTTCTGGAGTGCTGCCAGACTGTTGCATACCAGCGCTGTTTATTGAGGCAATCTCAGCTTTAGTTTTAGCAATCGCCTCGTAAATCTGATCAAGTTCGTTCTTGATACCGATGGCTTCAGCTATGCTCGAGTTAGTTTGAGGAGCCTTGCTACCGTCTGATTGTTCAGTCAATGGACAGATATGAGATTTCAATACCGCCAATTCATCCATTATCGTTTTAAGCTGATCATTATCAAAACTACCACCTTCAGACGGTGTGCTTTGCGGCTCATTGCGTGAGAAGGATTCAAAACGATATACTTTGGATTTCATCAGATAATCTTTTTTTTGTAGCGATAACATCAAAATACAGGTGAAAACGTTAAGCTCGACTTAATTTCATCAATTCAGCAACAATTGTTGTTCCACCCTTGAAATTTGAAAAATCACATGCAAATCTTCTCGAAGTGGCTAATTTAATAAGAAAAACATAAATGATGGCACGTCACAAACTGCATTCTTGCGTAATTAATTTTCTGCAAAAAATGGATATTTTTTACAATACTCCTCAGGAAAACAGAGTATTTAATACTTTATGTGCTGTACTTATACTTATTTTTTCACCCGTTATTCTCACAAATGCTCAGGCAGACAACATAACGATTGATCAAAAGGTCATCAAACGAGATTTCATGCGTGTCGTTATGTCGGCGGAATATGGTGGGAACAGCAAATTTGGGCGTTCCGTAAAAAAATATGATTCCACTGTCCGCTTTGCAATCATCAATCATTCAAAACTTGATCGTAGACAAGCCATAAAAGGTTTCGTCTGGAGCCTGCCGACAAAAATCGCTGGCTTGAAAACCTCCGTGGTATCTAATCCACAACAAGCAAATTTCCGCATCCACGTTGTCGATAAAGATCAATATGCCGATGTCATCCGCAATGAAATTTACGGTGGCGCTCGCAAACCTGTGCGTGGCAAATGCTTCGTTCGGGTGCTGGCCTCTAAAAATGCGAACAGCATTGGCTCGACTGATGTCGTTATCCGTTCCGATGATGGCGAGCGCTTATTCCAGCGCTGCATGGTTGAAGAAATCTTGCAGGGCCTCGGCCCTCTCGCTGATCGTGGCAACAAGAATTTCAGCATTTTCAACACAGCCTCGCAGCATTCCAGCTTTACAGTCCAT encodes the following:
- a CDS encoding DNA-3-methyladenine glycosylase I, producing MTTSNIQNRCWWPGEDPEYVRYHDYEWGNPVTDDTRLFEKICLEGFQSGLSWLTILRKRENFRSAFAGFEITKVAGFTEDDIERLVLDAGIIRHRGKIKSTINNAKQALKMQQEFGSLAAYFWRFEEEAQKGRPAKMTKADIPGFTETSTKISKDLKKRGWSFVGPTTVYAFMQAMGMVNDHVDGCDCWAIVEEKRAALKRPVT
- a CDS encoding protein phosphatase CheZ, translated to MKSKVYRFESFSRNEPQSTPSEGGSFDNDQLKTIMDELAVLKSHICPLTEQSDGSKAPQTNSSIAEAIGIKNELDQIYEAIAKTKAEIASINSAGMQQSGSTPEDELDAVVSGTESATNQILNAVEQVEADATTLANTLVGDEGLIAVNIQEKVLSIYEACNFQDITGQRITKVVEALRFVSERTDRMIEIWGGMDSFEGVEAESMDTREGDDRLKNGPSLETDDNVASQDDIDALFG
- a CDS encoding DUF2927 domain-containing protein; translation: MDIFYNTPQENRVFNTLCAVLILIFSPVILTNAQADNITIDQKVIKRDFMRVVMSAEYGGNSKFGRSVKKYDSTVRFAIINHSKLDRRQAIKGFVWSLPTKIAGLKTSVVSNPQQANFRIHVVDKDQYADVIRNEIYGGARKPVRGKCFVRVLASKNANSIGSTDVVIRSDDGERLFQRCMVEEILQGLGPLADRGNKNFSIFNTASQHSSFTVHDQVLMNILYDPRIKPGMSKSQVAKILPTVMHDCLKRLNLIEPQS